CGTGTACATTCACCACGTTGCGGCCTACCTGCCCGCCGAAATCATTACCAACGAACATTTTACCCGCCTCAACGGACTTTCGCACGAGTGGATAACGGAGCGCACCGGCATCCGGACCCGGCGCAAAGCAACGCCCGGCGAAAACACCAACACCATGGCCGTCGAAGCTACCCGCCGTGCCCTGGCGGGTGCCCCGGCCTTCCCGGCTGCGGACGTTGACCTCATCGTGGGCGCTACTTACACCCCGCACGACACCATCTACACCGTAGCTCACGCCGTGCAGCGCGAATTGCAGGTGTCTGATATTCCGGTGGTGAGCGTGTCGTCGGCCTGCTCGTCGCTGCTGAATGCCGTGGAAATTGTGGAAGGCTACTTTGCCTTGGGCAAGGCCCGCCGGGCCCTGGTGGTGGTGAGTGAGCACAATACCGCCTACAACAACGAGCACGACACCGTGGCGGGCCACCTCTGGGGCGACGGCGCGGCCACTCTGCTGCTGAGCCCGGAGCGCCTCGCTCCCACCGACCTGCACGTGCGCACCGTACTGACCGGCGGGGCCGGCAACGTGGGCAAGGCCGACGCGTCGGTGACGCTGAAGCCGGTGGAGCGCGGCATTGTAATGCCCCACGGCAAAGACGTATTCACGCACGCCTGCCAGTACATGTCCCGCGTAACCCAGCAGGTGCTGGAACGCAACGGCCTCTCCGTCGCCGACGTGGCCTACCTGATTCCGCACCAGGCCAACCTGCGCATTACCCGCAACGTGGTGCAGCAGCTGGGCCTGCCCGAGGAGCGGGCCGTGTCCAACATCGAGGAATTGGGCAACACGGGCTGCGCCGGTGCCGCCATTGCCCTGGCCGATATCTGGCCCCGCCTCCAGCCCTCCGAGCAGGTGGTCGTCACCGTGTTCGGCGGCGGCTATTCCTACGGAGCTATGCTGCTGGGGCGGTAAGTTTTTTAGGTAAGAGCCTTTCTCGCGGAGGTTCGCTGAGGTTGACGCAGAGGTCGTCCACTGCGAACCTCCGCGAAACCCTCTGCGGACCTCTGTGGACCTCTGCGAGAAATTGAAACATTCACCGCACCCGCACCAGCCGGGCCCGGCCGCTGGCCCCGGCCGAGTCGTTCCAGCGCACGATGTACCAGCCGGCCCGCAGCAGGCCGGGCGGCGCCAGGCGCAGCACGTTCACGCCCTGCTGATAGTCCAGCAGAGTGCCGCCCAGGTAGCGGCCCACCGCGTCGTAGAACCGCAGGGTGAGCGTGCCGGCGCCGGTGCCGAGGTATTGCAGCTGTAGGTTGTTGTCGGCGTCGGTGAGGGGGTTGGGGAAGAAGCGCAGGCCGTCGGTAGCCAGGGTGGCGTCGTCGGTGACGAGCACGGGGCGGGCGTTGTCCAACGTACCATCGGGGCGGCGCAGGCGCAGGCGGTAGTAGCTCAGGCCCGGCAGGGGCCGGGGGTCCGGGAGGCGGTATTGCCCGCTGGCGGCGCCGGCTGCCACGGCGCCCACCCGCTGCCAGCCAGCCGTGGTATCAACCGGAGCCCGCTCCACCACAAACTCCTGCACAAAGCACTCGGCGCGGGTGGTCCACTGCACCTCGGCGCCGGCGCTGCCCAGGTTGCGGGCCACCTGCCCCGTCAGCGGGGCGGGCAGCATGGGTGCCGGCCCGCAGGAGCCCGGCACGAAGCTTTTGGTGCGCAGCACAAACCGGCCGCCGGCAATGTCGCTGGCCTGGGCCAGGGTGCGGCTGCGCTGCCCGCGGCCAATAGCATAGTGCATCACGGCCGCAGGCAAAATCAGGTGGGAAAGCTGCTGGGCGTGCCCCAGCTCGTGCAGCACCACCGACTCAAAATCCAGCTGACTGCCTACCGGGCTGCCGGGCCCAAACTGCCAGGGTGCGGCATCATCGAGCTGCATGTCAACCTCGTGCACGCTGAAACGCACGGTGCCGTCGGGCTGGTAGCAGCCGCGGTAGTAGCTGGTGGTGCGGCCCAGCACGCCCGTCGGCAGCTCGCCGCCGCTGTCGAAGCCCACGGCGTTTTCGCCGTCGTCGGCGGGGCCGCGGCCGGTGCGGGGCGTGCCCAGCGCCCAGTTGATGCCGGTTTGGCAGCGCCACGCCGCCAAGGCCCGCTGAAAGGCGGCGCTGGCGGCGGTGTTGGCGTTCAAGCTGCTTTCAAACCGGAACGAGAGGCCGCCGGCACCGTTCTGGTCCTGGTGGCCCGCCACCACGCGCTGGCCCGTGCGCGAGTCCTGCACGTTGGTGGCCGCGTAGGTGACGACCACCGGCACGGCGCTCAGCGCCGCCACCAGCCCCGACGTGGTGACGCGCACCACGCCCGTCCCGGCCGGGTCGCCGGTGGCGCTATTGGAAGGTACCCGCACCCGAATCTGGGTGTCGGTCCAAGCTACGTAGTCGCCGTCCTGCACCCGCGTGAAGGTGTTGCCGCCGTCGTTGGCATTGCGAAACTCCACCGTGCCGCGCGCCGCCCCGAAGCCCGAGCCGCTGATGGTCAGCACCTGCCCTGTGCCGGCCGTTAGGGTCAGCGGGGCCAGCGTGCTGATAACCGGGGCCGCACCTTTGGCCGCGGTGGGCTGGCGGCGGGCCAGGGCTGCCGCCAGGGCCGGATTGGGCTGCACCTCCTGGGGCACGGCAGCGGTAGAAGCTGCTACTGCTTTATAAAAATCGGCATTCAGCTGCGGATACGTCCGAAATGGGTCGGCGGCGGTGGCCGTGGTCAGGTCGTAGCGCACGAAGCCTTGCTGGCTGGCATACACTTCCCAAGCCGGGCCGCCGGGGGCAGGTTGGGCCGAGGCGCGCAGAAAAAATACGCCCTGCTCGCCGGCCGCCAGGCGCAGCGTGTTAGTTAGCTGCTGCTGGTCGAGGCCCACGGTGCCGCCTTCGGTCAGCAGGGTCAGTTCGGAACCCGGCGCGGAGCCTTTCAACACCTTATATACCCGCAGCTGGTGGGCCGTGAAGATACGCCCATCGGCTGCCCGAAACCCTTGGCTGCCGAGCACTTCGGCTTCGAGCACTAGGGCAGCCTCGGCGGCACGTGCGGCCGGGGCTACCGGCGTCAGCAGGCAATGGGTTACGGGGCCCGAAGGCGCGGCTGGTTGGGGTTGGGCCTGGCTGGCGGCTGCGGCCGTCAGCAGTAACAAGAAAGTAGCTATGCGTTGCATTGAATGACGATATCGGGCCGTTATAGGGCGGCCATCGGTTCAAGGTACGGGTTTGAAAGCCGAACCCGCAAAAAAGAAATATGCACCGGCGCCGTCAACCTTTCGGCAGCCGGGCGTCTCCTATAACCGGTTTATCTTCTTCCTCTTATTTCTTTTCTTCGATGCATCGTTTTGCTTGGCTACTGGCG
This region of Hymenobacter sp. YIM 151500-1 genomic DNA includes:
- a CDS encoding matrixin family metalloprotease, whose amino-acid sequence is MQRIATFLLLLTAAAASQAQPQPAAPSGPVTHCLLTPVAPAARAAEAALVLEAEVLGSQGFRAADGRIFTAHQLRVYKVLKGSAPGSELTLLTEGGTVGLDQQQLTNTLRLAAGEQGVFFLRASAQPAPGGPAWEVYASQQGFVRYDLTTATAADPFRTYPQLNADFYKAVAASTAAVPQEVQPNPALAAALARRQPTAAKGAAPVISTLAPLTLTAGTGQVLTISGSGFGAARGTVEFRNANDGGNTFTRVQDGDYVAWTDTQIRVRVPSNSATGDPAGTGVVRVTTSGLVAALSAVPVVVTYAATNVQDSRTGQRVVAGHQDQNGAGGLSFRFESSLNANTAASAAFQRALAAWRCQTGINWALGTPRTGRGPADDGENAVGFDSGGELPTGVLGRTTSYYRGCYQPDGTVRFSVHEVDMQLDDAAPWQFGPGSPVGSQLDFESVVLHELGHAQQLSHLILPAAVMHYAIGRGQRSRTLAQASDIAGGRFVLRTKSFVPGSCGPAPMLPAPLTGQVARNLGSAGAEVQWTTRAECFVQEFVVERAPVDTTAGWQRVGAVAAGAASGQYRLPDPRPLPGLSYYRLRLRRPDGTLDNARPVLVTDDATLATDGLRFFPNPLTDADNNLQLQYLGTGAGTLTLRFYDAVGRYLGGTLLDYQQGVNVLRLAPPGLLRAGWYIVRWNDSAGASGRARLVRVR
- a CDS encoding 3-oxoacyl-ACP synthase III family protein, which translates into the protein MYIHHVAAYLPAEIITNEHFTRLNGLSHEWITERTGIRTRRKATPGENTNTMAVEATRRALAGAPAFPAADVDLIVGATYTPHDTIYTVAHAVQRELQVSDIPVVSVSSACSSLLNAVEIVEGYFALGKARRALVVVSEHNTAYNNEHDTVAGHLWGDGAATLLLSPERLAPTDLHVRTVLTGGAGNVGKADASVTLKPVERGIVMPHGKDVFTHACQYMSRVTQQVLERNGLSVADVAYLIPHQANLRITRNVVQQLGLPEERAVSNIEELGNTGCAGAAIALADIWPRLQPSEQVVVTVFGGGYSYGAMLLGR